CAGCAAGCTAACAAAAGCACTGGCGTAGATTGCCATGAATCGCCAGTCAAGTTGATTGGTTGCATTGTTTAATTCTCGAATACTGTTGTTGAGTGCGTCTATTTGCTTCTGATTGGCGTTTTTTAGGTGTTTTTCGGTCTTATTGAGTACTCCGCTAGCCACTTCCTTGTAAAACGCTTCTAATCGCTTGTTATCGTCTGCTATGGCTTCTCGATACTCTTTCATAGATGCCAGTAAAATATAGAGCTGGTCATCTAGGTCGTTTTGGTTGCTCATCGGTACATTCCGCCCTGATCTAAGTCTTGTGATGCTTTACGGTTGGCTCGCTCGGCTTGCTGTTGCTCTAGTTTTTGCTGTCGTTGTATTTCGGCTTGGCGTTCTTGTTCTAGGCGTTTAGCTTCTTGGTTTTTCTGCCATTGCTCGAAGCCTTGCTCGGCACGGTTTAAACCGTGCTGTAAAACGCTGTCTGTGCGCTGTTGCTGTTGTTTGAGGTGTTGGGCGTTGTGTTGCTTCACATGGTCGTTATAACGGCTGATTTCGGTGTCTATGCCTTGTCTACGGAGTTGAGTGACCGAAGTCCCCTCATGAATGGTGGCTTGTAGTCCATTGTTCTGATCGGCATAGCTGCGGTGGTCTATTTTTTCTCGGTAGCCTGCTCGCTCCAGTGCGTGATTGGCTAAGTCCGCCCATGTTTCCCGAATCTGTTTGATGTCGTCTTGGGTTGTTCCCATATTTAGGCTTTTGCGTTTGGCATTACTTAACTCAATATCGGTTTTTGTCGTCAAAGTGAGTTTATTGTCAGGGTCTAATTCAGCTTTTCGGGTGGTCAGCATGATATGGGCGTGATGGTTTTTATCATTTCCGCCTTTGCTGGGTTCGTGAATGGCTAAATCTGCAATCACGCCATAACGATCAACAAGCGATTGGGCAAACTCTTTTGCCAAGTCCTTGCGCTGATCTGCATCCAGTTCATCAGGCAGGGCAATCACCCATTCTCTAGCGGTTCGAGCATCTTTGCGGTTTTCGGACTGTTCCGCCAAGTTCCACAATTCGCTACGGTCTATTTCTATATCAAGGTTAGACACAATTTCGCTATGGGCGACACCGTCCTTTCTCGTAAAGTCGTGGGTTAGTCCTGTTCGTTCATCTTTGAGTTTTTCCCCTGAACGGTAGGCAGACGATGCAACCGCAGTTCGTCCCGAACTTCGATTCACTGTTTTTGTTGAGCAATGATAAATCGCCATTTTTTCTTTCGCCTTTTTAAATTGCGTAGCAATTTTTTGGGGTTAAGGGGATTCCCCTTACGCAACGATGACTTGAATGAAATTCAAGTCGTAAGTGCGCATTTCATGAAAAACACGATAGCATATAGCCCGCTTGAATTTCAATTCATAGGGTCTTATGCTTGAGTGGTTTTCCTATATCCCGAAATGAACCGTTATGACAAAATCTGCCGAAAATATAGAAAAGAAAATTGAAGCCCAG
The DNA window shown above is from Acinetobacter sp. ANC 7912 and carries:
- the mobQ gene encoding MobQ family relaxase encodes the protein MAIYHCSTKTVNRSSGRTAVASSAYRSGEKLKDERTGLTHDFTRKDGVAHSEIVSNLDIEIDRSELWNLAEQSENRKDARTAREWVIALPDELDADQRKDLAKEFAQSLVDRYGVIADLAIHEPSKGGNDKNHHAHIMLTTRKAELDPDNKLTLTTKTDIELSNAKRKSLNMGTTQDDIKQIRETWADLANHALERAGYREKIDHRSYADQNNGLQATIHEGTSVTQLRRQGIDTEISRYNDHVKQHNAQHLKQQQQRTDSVLQHGLNRAEQGFEQWQKNQEAKRLEQERQAEIQRQQKLEQQQAERANRKASQDLDQGGMYR